A region of the Triplophysa rosa linkage group LG5, Trosa_1v2, whole genome shotgun sequence genome:
CAGGTTCAGGTGCATCCATATATTTGACATTGCCCGCACGAGACCGACACATTGAGCACCATTCACGTCTGAGCGCACCAGGAAACGTGATAAAAAGACAGACCGCGTCCGGAATACTTTTACTAATAaacgtttaaaacaaacacgAGCTTTTTCAACACGACGTGTAGTATAAACATAAAACCGCGTATACCTTTCCCAAAAGCTTTCCTTTACAGTACGATCGTCCCGTCTTCGCGTCGACCACCACCTGCGCGAGCTCCGTCTTAACGTGTTCCGATTTATTCCGGTTCGGTTTGGCTGCCGGTTGAGCCGCTTGAGGCCGGTCCGGGGACGGCTTGAACAAATCCGGATTCATCATTTTACAGGAAAGACGCTGCGCTCtggtaaaacaagcagaatcCATTCACCCTTCGCCCTACAAAAAACTCCTGATAGCAAGTCCCAAAATGTGCCGGGCGAAGTTCTCCAGTCCTGCTAGTCAAACATGCCCAGAGCCTGAATTGATGGAGTATATAAACTGTCCGTGACGTCACGGGCATGGGCGGACCGATAGGCGGAGTCGGATGGAAATAAGGAACGCGGTTGGTTGGCGGAGATTCGATCAAAGATCAGAGAGACGCGTATGAAAGCGCTgtggaaaaaatgaatgaaCGAACACCTCGATGCAAGTCATCCAGAGGTCCATAATCGCGTCAGCACTGATTGGATGATGACGGTTTATTTACAGAAGTTATTTTTTATCCGTTCAAGGCTTTTGGTAGAGATAACGTTAGATGTGCTAGGGTGTAAATGCAAACACTTGTTTAACATTCATCTTATTATAAGCcacaacaaagaaaacaagtcatGTTTTCGAACTGCAGACAGGATAAAAGCAACACATTTAATACTGCGCAAAAACGAAACGCACAGATGACTCACCACGAGTGTTTTACTTAACACTCTTTTGTCCTATACTTTTGCGTACAGAGGTCAatcagacaaaaaaaatcttgcaaaacaaattcaaatgtaaaacaaattcaAGTTTCATCTCCACAGACTATTAATATTACAAGGATGAAGCCAAATTACGTCATTGCTGAACAAACGTCTGTAACGTTACAAGCATGGACTGAGAAACTCGCGGTTTCGTGCGCCATCTTGTGGAGGATAAACGATAATGCGTGGAGATTATTAATGGCAGTACATACAACGCGGACCAGAATATTATGCTGtgatttaaaatattacatttatagtAACCAACTAAACCATACTTTCCTTTGTGTCGGTATATTTGACGCAGTTAGATGCAGCGTGTTCCCTACCTGATGTTTCAGTGTAAAATCATACAATTCGTTCatgcatcttaaagggatagttcacccaaacataaaaacTCTTTCATCATTAACTAACCCTCATGTAATTCCAAAGCAGTAcgtttcttcttctgcagaacacaaaagaacactttttaaagaatgttgtaacCACAACACCCCCAACCCCCTTTTGTAATTGTAGACCACtgggacatttttcaaaatagcttcttttgcaCGTCACAGAAGAGATTTATAAACAGATTTTAAATAACACAAGAGTGACAGAACAGAacgtttattttggggtgaataatCCAGTATATATTCCAGTGAATAAAACAGTGCTTCATTATATAATAATCTTTATGCACAAGAAAAAGATGGTCAGAACAAATTTCCTTTCCTTTAATTTCCTTTTTTCCATTGTTGTGGTACAGTCTTTGGTGCAACACAACTGACTGAAAATTCACTGAACATGTTGACTACAACTGAAACAACATACAATTATGAGTGCTGTCAAAACAGCCACAGGAATGGGAACAGTTAATCATATCTTTCATTAACGGTCACGTTTAACAGAAAAATGGTAcagaaatacataaaataatccTCTTAATGTGAAATAACACAATGCAGCCGAGCTGGGGGGTGCTTTGCTGTGAAAGCAGACGAGGGAGCTGACTCAGATGTCAAAATCATCTCCTTTGGCCTTCTTGTCCTGAGACTCAACCCAGGCCTTGTTGATAGTACGTTTCATCTCATCATCTCCATCAGTGTAGATCTTCTTCAGCACGCTCATCAGCCCCTCGCTTGGATCAGCATTCTCATTCATGTTGGGTTTGCTGAAAGGCAAGTCACCAAGCATTAACTTTGTTAGAAACATCATTTGCAGAATACTTACAAACTGTATTATTGTGCATATGATACAATCGTGCCAAGATagtttgaaaaaattaaaatatacatatgCTCGTAAGAGATGGAGATGGAGCCTTCAGAAGAAGCTAAATTAATGCCatataatattgtatatataattGACTCTGCAGGAAGAAATTTCAAAAACAGCTTTTATACATTTCTGACAAATTGAAAAGAAATAACTGTTGCATTTTACTCACTCTTTCTCTTTAGACTGTTTTTCTACTTGTGTCAGACAGTCCCATTTTTTGCTTGACTTCTTCTTGCACATGATAAGGACCATGTCTGTTTTAATCtgtaaacaaaatacatttttttattcatccgCCAATCGTATCCAGAAAATCCACATGATATACAACAACAATAATGTACAGGGGAGGACCAACCTTTTTACTGCTCTCAGATACAACAATGGGACATAAAAGGTTGTTGACTGTCATTTGATGGTTCTTTCCCTCCAGTTCTTTGACAAGGACATGGAAACCTCTGTGAAGagattaaaatgaacatttacagTATTATGCACTCCATATCAGTTGCAAGTTATTTTAATAGGGCAAATCTATTAGAAATGAGATTGAATTGTAACTTGGCCTTGACAATGTGCTTTTAGTCTTGGCAAAGCATACTGTGAATTACATCCTACCTTTGAGAACTCAATAAGATGTCCATAAGCAAAAGCAAACTAGTACAACAATAAACCTGCTTTTTATCTAAGCAAAATCAATCAATGAGTCAATGAACCTCTCTGTGAAGCTGGCCTCCACATTTTCAGCTGGATTTTTATGCACTCCTTTTAGTGTGATGTAGATCTTGACAAATTTATCAGACTGGTCCCATCCTAAGAAAGGAATACAATGACATTTAAAGAGTCTGTTATTGTTGCACAGTGGATTTGATGATTTATGATGCATGTCATGAGATATGAACACACCGTAATTGTTAATTTTCACTGTGTATCCCTTGAGTACTGTATCAGTTTTGTCTCCGGAGTCTTTTTTGGCTTGTTGCTCTTTCAGCTGTCTCTTCTGCGCGAGCTCTTTCTCAATCTTCTGCTGCTCTTGTGTTAACACGTCTCTAACACGCTGCCGTTCACATTTCTCCAGCAAACTCGTAATCTCTTTCACATCACTCTCAAGACCGCTGATCTGCAGACACAAAGTTCAAATCTAACATCAAGGCACTGGATTTACAGAACAGATGACACCTACAATGTTGACAGTGGTGTCAT
Encoded here:
- the cacybp gene encoding calcyclin-binding protein, producing the protein MDINEVISGLESDVKEITSLLEKCERQRVRDVLTQEQQKIEKELAQKRQLKEQQAKKDSGDKTDTVLKGYTVKINNYGWDQSDKFVKIYITLKGVHKNPAENVEASFTERGFHVLVKELEGKNHQMTVNNLLCPIVVSESSKKIKTDMVLIMCKKKSSKKWDCLTQVEKQSKEKDKPNMNENADPSEGLMSVLKKIYTDGDDEMKRTINKAWVESQDKKAKGDDFDI